One genomic region from Bombus terrestris chromosome 15, iyBomTerr1.2, whole genome shotgun sequence encodes:
- the LOC100645693 gene encoding DNA excision repair protein ERCC-1 produces MEEKDKNNDEISPSKQARVDSFQSAFSELKKSEFFSEPLPGPSKVTSASKFNTLLVSLKQKGNPLLKFINNVPWEFSEIVPDYVMGKTTCALFLSIRYHQLNPDYIHERLKALGNMYNLRVLLVQVDVAEPNHALKHLTRICILADLTLMLAWNAEDAGKIIETYKIYENKPPDAIMERSDTAPYQKLMNALTTIRSVNKTDATTLLSTFGTLSDLVQTPSNVLALCPGVGIQKAERIHKTLHEQFLRPSKSVK; encoded by the exons ATGgaagagaaagataaaaacaatgATGAAATTTCTCCATCTAAACAAGCTAGAGTTGATTCTTTCCAAA GTGCATTTAGCGAATTAAAGAAATCAGAATTTTTCAGTGAACCATTACCTGGTCCTTCTAAAGTCACGAGTGCCTCAAAATTTAATACACTGTTAGTCAGTTTAAAACAA AAAGGAAAtccattattgaaatttataaataatgttCCTTGGGAATTTTCTGAAATTGTACCAGATTATGTTATGGGAAAAACTACTTGTGCTCTTTTCTTATCGATACGTTATCATCAACTTAATCCTGACTATATTCATGAACGCTTGAAGGCCTTAGGAAACATGTACAATCTAAGAGTGCTTTTAGTACAG GTAGATGTGGCAGAGCCTAATCATGctttgaaacatttaacaaGAATTTGCATTCTGGCAGATTTAACACTAATGCTGGCCTGGAATGCGGAAGATGCAggcaaaattattgaaacatacaagatttatgaaaataagCCACCTGATGCAATAATGGAACGAAGTGATACAGCACCATATCAAAAG TTAATGAATGCCTTGACAACAATTCGATCAGTTAATAAAACAGATGCCACAACTCTTTTATCAACCTTTGGTACATTAAGTGATCTGGTACAGACACCATCAAATGTACTTGCTCTTTGTCCCGGTGTTGGGATACAAAAAGCAGAAAGAATCCATAAAACGTTGCATGAACAATTTTTACGTCCTTCAAAGTctgtaaaataa
- the LOC100645578 gene encoding STAM-binding protein: MSKETSEIKSVNAKHPWKNVGISDPRARLKNLSDYASTVEMDRNIPPQRYYRSGVEMIRMADMCMKDNNLEYAYILYVKFITIFVEKIRNHPQFDTVSLKDKEHNQQTLRKVLPKAEELKKQLLEQYQTELNKYLEDVKEREKIEKERLKQEELEKLREEEERKNKLAALAAVKAAEAAMVASVTSPEDAKLKKISSIPSRPLVSPSSDITAQTSKEKPTIDRSTKPSLLCDSFTLRDIVLPTKLMQNFLMLAFSNTMNNKETCGILAGKLERNKLVVTHLLIPEQTGSPDSCVTYNEEDIFDYQDQHNLITLGWIHTHPTQTAFLSSVDLHTHCAYQLMMAEAIAIVCAPKYDETGFFILTPEYGLEFIANCRETGFHPHPTDPPLYTKAKHCKLDVTAVIEVVDLRRK, from the exons atgagCAAGGAAACGTCAGAGATCAAAAGTGTCAATGCCAAACATCCTTGGAAGAATGTTGGCATATCAGATCCACGAGCACGGTTGAAGAATCTCTCGGATTATGCTTCCACAGTAGAAATGGACCGTAACATTCCACCTCAAAG ATATTATCGTTCTGGTGTAGAGATGATTAGGATGGCAGATATGTGCATGAAAGATAATAATCttgaatatgcatatattttataCGTCAAATTCATAAC gatttttgttgaaaaaataagaaatcatCCACAATTTGACACAGTATCATTAAAAGATAAGGAGCATAATCAACAAACATTACGTAAAGTACTTCCTAAGGCTGAAGAATTAAAGAAACAATTATTAGAACAATATCAAACAGAATTAAATAAGTATCTGGAAGatgtaaaagaaagagaaaaaattgaaaaggaaaGACTGAAACAAGAAGAATTAGAAAA GTtgagagaagaggaagaaagaaagaacaaattAGCTGCATTAGCAGCTGTTAAAGCAGCAGAAGCTGCTATGGTTGCAAGTGTAACATCTCCTGAAGATGCCAAGCTTAAAAAAATTTCGAGTATACCATCAAGACCATTAGTAAGTCCATCTAGTGATATAACTGCACAGACATCTAAAGAAAA acCCACTATAGATCGCTCAACAAAACCTTCTTTGCTTTGTGACAGTTTTACTTTAAGAGACATAGTATTGCCAACTAAATTAATGCAAAACTTCCTCATGTTGGCATTCTCTAACACTATGAATAATAAAGAAACTTGTGGTATATTAGCAGGCaaattagaaagaaataaattagtTGTTACACATTTATTAATTCCTGAACAAACTGGATCCCCAGATTCTTGTGTAACGTATAATGAAGAAGATATATTTGATTATCAGGATCAACATAATTTGATTACTCTTGGTTGGATACat ACGCATCCTACACAGACTGCCTTTCTATCTAGTGTTGATCTTCATACACATTGTGCATATCAACTTATGATGGCTGAAGCCATTGCCATTGTTTGTGCTCCTAAATATGATGa AACAGGATTTTTCATTCTGACTCCAGAATATGGATTAGAATTTATTGCCAATTGCAGAGAAACTGGATTTCATCCACATCCAACAGATCCTCCACTATACACG AAAGCAAAACACTGTAAGTTGGATGTAACTGCAGTGATAGAAGTAGTGGACCTAAGAAGAAAATGA
- the LOC100645470 gene encoding ABC transporter G family member 20, with the protein MEDASSPSGILPTSLELKTRRPPLQTQSSTLDTKKRQAVYVRRAYKKYGSKNNPNIILDGLNMTVPKGTIYGLLGASGCGKTTLLSCIVGRRRLNSGEIWVLGGRPGSKGSGVPGPRVGYMPQEIALYGEFSIKETFIYFGWCAGMTTEQVQEKLQFLIKFLQLPTANRFVKNLSGGQQRRVSFAAALLADPELMILDEPTVGVDPVLRQNIWDHLVDLTKNSNKTIIITTHYIEETRQAGIIGLMRSGRLLAEESPTRLMEMHNVDTLEEVFLKLSRRQNMGLRRRSSILSSVTGVPPEGNVDDEMSGEFGDNVSVSSRRKSIVIDHFNVSDLPPEDECHGNSRMVNPMHMKALIWKNFLWMWRNVGMIMFIIGLPVVQILLFCLSIGKDPEGLKLAIVNHELNSSDVPHCMPSEGCNWTLLSCRFLEQLDKRQVDTVLYDTEDAARDAVKSGYAWGAIMFPWNYTDSLEARIKYGKDADDWDIDYSNMEIIMDMSNQQIGYLLQKKIYNSFQAFAQETTIACNYSEKLSTIPIDFKKPIYGPMDPNFTDFAAPGVILTIIFFLSVALTSGSMLLERNEGLLERSLVSGLTGTEILFSQVITQFTIMAGQTIMVLIVSFAIFNITCEGNIGLIGLLTVLTGLCGMCFGFVIACCSENERTATYLAMGAFLPIVMLCGIIWPIEGMHKLLKIISYTMPLTMSTESMRAILARGWSMSRSTVHNGFIATLCWICVFMTLSILLLKFKKG; encoded by the exons ATGGAGGATGCCAGCAGTCCGTCAGGCATACTGCCTACTTCCTTGGAACTGAAAACTCGAAGACCTCCGCTTCAAACGCAATCCTCTACTCTGGATACGAAAAAAAGGCAAGCGGTGTACGTGAGGAGAGCCTACAAAAAGTATGGCTCCAAGAATAACCCGAATATTATTTTGGATGGGCTGAATATGACCGTGCCGAAAGGCACGAT ATACGGTCTGCTCGGTGCAAGCGGTTGCGGAAAGACCACATTGCTCTCTTGCATCGTGGGTCGAAGGCGTCTGAATTCCGGTGAGATCTGGGTACTCGGTGGTCGACCAGGCTCCAAAGGATCAGGTGTTCCTGGTCCACGAGTCGGTTATATGCCGCAAGAAATCGCATTGTACGGCGAATTCTCTATAAAGGAAACGTTCATATACTTCGGTTGGTGCGCTGGTATGACCACGGAGCAAGTACAGGAGAAGCTACAATTTCTTATAAAG TTTTTGCAGCTGCCAACAGCAAATCGTTTCGTGAAGAATTTGTCAGGTGGTCAGCAGAGACGAGTCTCTTTCGCCGCGGCTCTTCTGGCTGATCCAGAGTTGATGATCCTGGACGAACCCACAGTGGGCGTAGATCCTGTTTTACGACAAAATATTTGGGACCATCTTGTCGATCTTACGAAGAACAGCAATAAGACAATTATAATCACCACCCACTATATCGAAGAAACAAGACAGGCTGGTATCATTGGTTTGATGAGGAGTGGTAGACTATTGGCTGAAGAATCACCGACGAGACTAATGGAGATGCACAACGTAGACACCCTGGAGGAAGTATTTTTAAAGCTGAGCAGAAGGCAAAATATGGGTCTTCGAAGGAGAAGCAGCATCCTCAGCAGTGTTACTGGTGTTCCTCCTGAAGGT AACGTAGATGACGAAATGAGCGGTGAATTTGGCGACAACGTCAGTGTTTCTAGTCGAAGGAAAAGCATCGTCATCGATCATTTCAAT GTGTCGGATTTGCCACCAGAAGATGAGTGTCACGGAAACTCTAGGATGGTCAATCCGATGCACATGAAGGCTCTTATATGGAAGAACTTCTTATGGATGTGGCGAAATGTAGG CATGATTATGTTTATCATCGGTCTGCCAGTCGTTCAAATCCTTCTGTTCTGTCTCTCCATCGGTAAAGATCCGGAAGGCCTGAAACTGGCAATAGTGAATCACGAATTAAACAGCAGCGACGTGCCACATTGTATGCCATCAGAAGGCTGTAATTGGACTTTGTTAAGTTGTCGATTTTTAGAACAATTAGATAAAAGACAGGTGGACACTGTACTATATGACACCGAAGACGCTGCTAGAGATGCTGTTAAAAGTGGCTATGCTTGGGGTGCCATAATGTTTCCCTGGAATTACACGGATTCCTTGGAAGCGAGAATAAAGTATGGAAAAGATGCCGACGACTGGGATATAGATTACTCTAACATGGAAATCATCATGGATATGTCTA aTCAGCAAATTGGATATCTCCTTCAAAAAAAGATTTATAATTCGTTTCAAGCATTTGCTCAGGAAACGACAATTGCTTGCAATTACAGCGAAAAACTATCAACTATACCGATTGAT TTTAAAAAACCAATATATGGTCCCATGGATCCAAATTTCACCGACTTTGCGGCACCAGGTGTTATTTTAAC AATAATCTTTTTCTTGTCGGTTGCATTGACTTCTGGCTCCATGTTGTTAGAAAGAAACGAAGGTCTTCTCGAAAGAAGTTTGGTTTCTG GTCTCACCGGAACGGAAATTCTTTTCTCACAAGTTATAACTCAATTCACGATAATGGCAGGCCAAACGATAATGGTTCTAATAGTTTCGTTCGCAATATTTAATATCACGTGTGAAGGTAATATCGGTTTGATCGGCCTACTGACTGTCCTCACTGGATTGTGTGGAATGTGTTTCG GATTCGTTATTGCATGTTGCTCTGAAAACGAAAGAACCGCGACTTACCTTGCGATGGGTGCTTTTCTACCCATTGTGATGTTATGTGGAATAATCTGGCCTATCGAAGGAATGCATaaactattaaaaattattagttaTACGATGCCTCTAACAATGAGCACAGAATCAATGAGAGCCATACTAGCTAGAGGATGGTCAATGTCGCGCTCTACGGTTCACAATGGTTTCATCGCTACGCTTTGTTGGATATGCGTGTTTATGACTCTATCGATATTATTGCTCAAATTCAAGAAAGGATAA